A region from the Alosa alosa isolate M-15738 ecotype Scorff River chromosome 7, AALO_Geno_1.1, whole genome shotgun sequence genome encodes:
- the LOC125298064 gene encoding B-cell receptor CD22-like: MIPLFFKDSGKGLRMTSCVASLALVILFTTQDVFGEHWKVAYKPESACVFVGSPVNMSCSFTHPSSVTIKQIYWTKEKYQDPPDLTGDPNYRDRVIVHRQQGTKICNLQIKPVNMLDSDSRYYCSSIFNESQKWTGDPGVHLQVKEAPEKPPVSISPRGDILEGIDVTLTCSSRSDLQVWSYSWFKRNPVQFLGTGHTYTFKQIRPEDSGEYTCKSSYECGDRYSTMVYLHVFYPPKNTTMLADQPFVIAKGNRMTLTCSSVANPPVESYTWFKMDESTPVGSGQQYSITNIRSEDGGQYYCVARNKYGAENSTAVSITVEGMGASPGLRDRSSALPAVVAVFICGHVALVCVVVWVRIMKRRQKPEDQDLQYSSVNVQNRRGAEDDGHYSTVQPHGSRQTAGAQGDDVQYASVQFKKAMAADRTPVQPEGEPSPIYSCVQGSQDPSVVYSGVQPSNGGTPH; encoded by the exons ATGATACCACTGTTTTTCAAGGATAGCGGCAAG GGTTTGAGGATGACGAGCTGTGTGGCCTCCCTTGCTTTGGTGATTCTGTTCACCACTCAAG ATGTGTTTGGTGAACATTGGAAGGTTGCCTACAAACCTGAGAGTGCCTGTGTTTTTGTGGGGTCTCCAGTGAACATGTCCTGCTCTTTCACCCACCCCAGTAGTGTGACCATTAAGCAGATTTACTGGACAAAAGAAAAGTACCAGGACCCTCCTGATCTAACAGGAGACCCAAACTACAGAGACCGAGTAATTGTACACAGGCAACAAGGAACTAAAATATGCAATTTGCAAATAAAACCAGTAAATATGTTAGATAGTGATAGCAGATATTACTGCAGTTCAATATTCAATGAGAGCCAGAAGTGGACTGGAGATCCAGGGGTCCATCTGCAAGTTAAAG AAGCTCCAGAGAAACCTCCAGTGTCCATCAGTCCCCGTGGTGACATACTTGAAGGAATAGACGTGACTCTGACCTGTAGCAGCAGGTCTGATCTACAAGTGTGGAGCTACAGCTGGTTTAAGAGAAATCCAGTGCAGTTTCTGGGTACAGGACATACATACACCTTCAAACAGATCAGACCTGAAGACAGTGGAGAATATACCTGCAAGTCATCCTATGAATGTGGTGACAGGTACTCAACTATGGTATACCTCCATGTTTTCT ATCCTCCAAAAAACACAACCATGTTAGCAGATCAGCCCTTTGTAATCGCCAAAGGCAACAGGATGACTCTGACCTGCAGCAGTGTTGCCAATCCACCAGTAGAGAGCTACACCTGGTTTAAGATGGATGAGTCCACTCCAGTAGGATCAGGACAGCAATACAGCATCACTAACATCCGTTCTGAGGATGGAGGACAATACTACTGTGTGGCCAGAAATAAATATGGAGCTGAAAACTCTACTGCTGTGTCCATCACAGTTGAAGGTATGGGTGCATCTCCTGGGCTAAGAGACCGGAGCTCTGCACTTCCTGCTGTGGTTGCAGTCTTCATCTGTGGACATGTGGCTCTGGTCTGTGTGGTGGTCTGGGTGAG GATAATGAAAAGGAGGCAGAAGCCAGAGGATCAG GACCTTCAGTACTCCAGCGTTAATGTCCAGAACAGACGAGGAGCAGAAGATGATGGTCACTACTCCACCGTCCAGCCCCACGGCTCCAGACAGACTGCAGGAGCTCAGGGGGACGACGTCCAGTATGCCAGTGTCCAGTTTAAGAAGGCCATGGCTGCAGATAG GACCCCTGTTCAGCCAGAGGGGGAGCCCTCTCCCATCTACAGCTGTGTGCAGGGCAGTCAGGATCCCTCTGTGGTCTACAGTGGTGTTCAGCCCAGCAATGGAGGGACACCACACTGA